The Pseudomonas sp. IAC-BECa141 genome contains the following window.
CGGTGGCGATGGCCGACAAGGTGCCGGTCGAACACGGCACCACCACCATCGCCGCCGGAGCGCCGGAGCCCGAGGCCACCGGCGACATCCAGTCTTCCTTGCCGTAGACCCGAATCTGTCCGGCGGCCGCGCCGGTGTATTCAGTGAGAAACGCCTGCATCATTTGCGGCTTGGCCGGCAGCGACACATCCGTCTCGGTGGCCATCACCAGTTGCGCGGCCTTGGAGATCAGGAAGTGCACCTCGCGATCCTCGCGCACCAGACAGTCCAGCAGGCGCAAACCGTACTGGGCGCCGGACGCGCCGGTCATCGCCAGCGTGATGCGTTCCGTGCCGCCGTCACGGGAAAAAGTGTTCATTTCAGCGCCTCGGCGAGTTTGCCATGCAGGCCGCCGAAGCCGCCGTTGCTCATGATCACCACATGGGTGCCGGGCTGGGCCTGGCTCTTCACGCGCTCGATGATGCCTTCCAGCGAGTCGCTGACAATCGACGGCACCGTGCACAGCGCGGCGGTGCCGGCCAGATCCCAGCCGAGGTTGGCCGGGGCGTACCAGATCACCTGATCGGCATCGACCACGCTGTCCGGCAGACCGTCACGGTGGGCGCCGAGCTTCATCGAGTTGGAGCGCGGTTCGATGATCGCGATCAGCGGTGCATCGCCGATGCGCTTTCGCAGGCCGTCAAGGGTGGTGGCAATCGCGGTCGGGTGGTGGGCGAAGTCGTCGTAGATGGTGATGCCGCGTACTTCCGCGACTTTTTCCATCCGGCGTTTGACGCTCTTGAAAGCGCTCAACCCTGCAATGCCCATGGACGGCACAACGCCGACGTGACGCGCCGCCGCCAGAGTGGCCAATGCGTTGGCGACGTTGTGCTGGCCGGTCAATTCCCACTCGACCACGCCTTGGGGCACGCCTTCGAACATCACTTCGAACGCCGAGCCGTCGTCTTTCAGCAACTTGACCTGCCACTGACCGCCAGCACCGGTGGTTTGCACCGGGGTCCAGCAGCCCATCTCGATCACACGCTGCAGGGCCGGTTCGGTGGTCGGGTGAATCACCAGGCCTTCGCTGGGGATGGTTCGCACCAAATGGTGGAACTGCCGCTCGATGGCTGGCAAGTCAGGGAAAATGTCGGCGTGATCGAACTCAAGGTTGTTGAGGATCGCCGTGCGCGGACGGTAGTGGACGAACTTCGAACGCTTGTCGAAGAACGCGCTGTCGTATTCGTCGGCCTCGATCACGAAGAACGGCGTGCCGCCCAGACGCGCCGACACCGAGAAATTCTGCGGCACGCCGCCGATCAGGAAGCCCGGGCTCATGCCGGCATGTTCCAGCACCCAGGCGAGCATGCTGCTGGTGGTGGTCTTGCCGTGTGTACCGGCAACCGCCAGCACCCAGCGCCCTTGCAGCACATGGTCGGCCAGCCATTGCGGGCCGGAGACGTACGGCAGGCCTTTGTTCAGCACATATTCCACTGCCGGGTTGCCGCGGGACATGGCGTTACCGATCACCACCAGATCCGGTGCCGGATCGAGCTGCGCCGGGTCGTAACCCTGGGTCAGCTCAATGCCCTGGGCTTCGAGCTGAGTGCTCATCGGCGGATAGACGTTGGCATCGGAGCCGGTCACGTGATGGCCCAGCTCTTTGGCCAGAACCGCCATCGAGCCCATGAAAGTCCCGCAGATACCCAGAATATGAATGTGCATAGTCGACCTCGTAAAACATGGCCGCAGGTTAGCGCAGGGAGGGGGAAATGGCACTCTTTAGCTGATCACCCGACATGATCGTTCCCACGCTCTGCGTGGGAATGCAGCGCAGGACGCTCTGCGTCCAAAAGCGGACGCTCTGCGTCCGGGGAGGCATTCCCACGCAGAGCGTGGGAACGATCAGCACGAAGATTCAGGCGGTTCGGGCAATCCCGTGCTTGCGCAGCTTTCTATAAAGCGTATTGCGACTGACGCCCAACTGCTGCGCCGTGTGGGTCATGTGCCAGCGGGTGTGCTCCAGGGCATTGAGCAAGGCCATCCGCTCGGCATCTTCCAGCGGATGCTCGGACGACGACTCATCGACCTTGACCAGGAGCGGCTGCACCTGCCGGAACATCGCGGGCAGATCATCGAGCCCGATCCGACCTTCATCGCACAACGCCGCCAGCGTGCGCAGCACATTGCGCATCTGCCGCACATTGCCCGGCCAGTTGAACCCGAGTAATGCCTGGCGCGCCGGCGCTTCGATCAGGATCGTTTCCCCGCCTGCCTCTTCGGCCAGCAGGAAATCCAGCAACTGCGACTTGTCACTGCGCTTGCGCAACGGCGGCAACGCGACTTCCAGCCCGTTGAGCCGGTAGTAAAGGTCTTCACGGAAACTGCCGTCGCCAACCCGCTCCAGCAGATTGCGGTGAGTGGCGCTGATGATCCGCACGTTGACCGCTTCCGGCTCGCCGCCGATCGGCACCACTTGCCGGTCTTCGAGCACTCGCAGCAGTCGGGTCTGCAAGGCCAGCGGCATGTCGCCGATTTCATCAAGGAACAGCGTGCCGCCATCGGCCTGCTGCAGCTTGCCGCGCATGCCGTCCTTGCGCGCGCCGGTGAAACTGCCGCCGCGATAGCCGAACAGTTCACTCTCGATCAGGCTTTCGGGAATCGCCGCGCAGTTGAGGGCGACGAACGCCTTGCCGGCGCGCTGACTGGCGTTGTGCACAGCCTTGGCGAATGCCTCTTTGCCGGAGCCGGTTTCGCCGTTGATCAGCAGTGGCACGTCACGTTCGAATACCCGCAGCGACTTGCGAAAATCCGCCTGCAACGCCGCATCACCGAGGCAAATACCTGCAAGACGCGGCGCTTCGACAAGCGCAGGAGCCGGCGCGGCCGGCAACGGCCGACGGGTTTCGCCGCGCAGCACCGCAAACAGATGCCGACCGTCACGGGTGCGCAACGGCCAACTGGCGCTGGCATTGGCACTGGCGCGCCCGAGCAATTCATCCAGCGAACAATCGAAAAACGCCTCCACCGGTTTGCCGAGCAAGCCGCCGCGAATATGCCCGAGCAGGTTCAATGCACTCTGATTGACCGCGCTGATCCGCCCTTCCCCGTCAAACGCCAGCAGCCCTTCGCTGAACAGCCCGACGGATTCGGCCTGGAGATGGAAACGCAGCAACAATTGGTTATCGAAGCAGCGCAGGAAATAGCAGCTCTCGATCATCTTCGCCGACAGATTGACCAGTGCCATGGTGTGGAACTGGCTCTGGCGCGAGACGTCGTGTCGCGCCGAGGAAACGTCGAGCACCGCCAGCAGTTCGCCATGGGGGTCAAACACCGGGCTCGCCGAGCAGGTCAGGCCGGTGTGGCGGCCGCGAAAGTGTTCGTCTTGATGAATGGTCAGGGCCTGGCGCTCCACCAGGCAGGTGCCGATGCCGTTGGTGCCTTCGCAGGCCTCGCTCCAGTCGGAACCCAGCCACAGGCCGGCGCGTTCAAAGATCTTGCGTTCGGCGGGGGCGGTGACGCAGTTGAGGATCACCCCGCGCGCGTCGGTCAGCAGTACCGCGTGGCCGGCGCCGGAGAGCTGTTGATGCAGGCTGCTCATTTCATTGCCGGCGATCTGCAACACCTGTTGCAACCGTTCGCGGCTTTCAAGGACACGACCGTGTTCGAGCACGGTCGGCGCCATGGTCAGGGCCGGGTCGAGGTGATAGTCCTCAAGACAACGCAGCCACGAGCGGGCAATCGACGGGTCGGCACCGGGACCATGCAGGTGCGGTTTGCCCTGGGTGACGGTGAGAACCTGTTGGGCATGGCGACTCAAATGGTTGTCGTGCATTTCTTATTATTCTCCCCGAGGCTCATCGGCCCATGCGTGAAGTGGTGCCCAGCATCCTCCAGCCAACCGGTCTTTGCAATGCTGGCAAGACTGCCCGGTCACGGGTTGTGCCAGAAGCGGTACAAACTGTCACCCAAGCTGTACCGATAGCGTCACAGACGCTTGCCACTTGTCCGACGGAAATCGCGCAAGGCGTTGATTTGCCTGACCTGCACGGCAGTGGCCCGACCTTTGCTCTACGCTTATAGCAAGCGCTCATGCGCGTCTCTCTGATAAATACAACAGCCAAGGAGAACATCATGCGTTACGCTCACCCCGGTACTGACGGCGCCAAAGTCTCGTTCAAGAGCAAGTACGGTAACTACATCGGCGGCGAGTTCGTCGCGCCTGTCAAAGGTCAGTACTTCACCAACACCTCGCCTGTTAATGGCCAACCGATTGCCGAATTCCCGCGTTCCACGGCCGAAGACATCGAAAAAGCCCTGGACGCCGCCCACGCTGCCGCCGATGCCTGGGGTTCCACTTCCGCCCAGGCACGTTCGCTGATCCTGCTGAAAATCGCCGACCGCATCGAGCAGAACCTCGAAACCCTGGCGATCACCGAAACCTGGGACAACGGCAAAGCCATCCGCGAAACCCTCAACGCCGACATCCCGCTGGCGGCCGACCATTTCCGCTATTTCGCCGGGTGCCTGCGCGCCCAGGAAGGCAGCGCCGCCGAGATCGATGGCAACACCGTGGCCTATCACATCCATGAACCACTGGGCGTGGTCGGCCAGATCATCCCGTGGAACTTCCCGATTCTGATGGCCGCGTGGAAACTCGCCCCGGCCCTCGCCGCCGGCAACTGCGTGGTACTCAAGCCTGCCGAGCAAACCCCGCTGGGCATCAGCGTGCTGCTGGAGCTGATCGGCGACCTGCTGCCGCCGGGCGTGCTGAACGTGGTGCAAGGGTTCGGCAAAGAAGCCGGCGAAGCCCTGGCCACCAGCAAGCGCATCGCCAAGATCGCCTTCACCGGCTCGACGCCGGTCGGCTCGCACATCATGAAATGCGCTGCCGAGAACATCATTCCGTCGACCGTTGAGCTGGGCGGCAAATCGCCGAACATCTTCTTCGAAGACATCATGCAGGCCGAGCCAAGCTTCATCGAAAAAGCCGCTGAAGGTCTGGTACTGGCGTTCTTCAACCAGGGCGAAGTCTGCACCTGCCCGTCCCGCGCACTGGTTCAGGAGTCGATCTATCCGCAGTTCATGGAAGCGGTGATGAAAAAGGTCAGCCAGATCAAACGGGGTGACCCACTCGACACCGACACCATGGTCGGCGCCCAGGCGTCCGAGCAGCAATTCGACAAGATCCTTTCGTACCTGGAAATCGCCAAGGGCGAAGGGGCCGAACTGCTGACCGGCGGCAAGGTGGAAAAACTCGAAGGCAACCTGGCCTCCGGTTATTACATCCAGCCAACCCTGCTCAAGGGCACCAACAAAATGCGTGTGTTCCAGGAAGAAATCTTCGGCCCGGTGGTGAGCATCACCACCTTCAAGGACGAAGCCGAAGCCCTGGCAATTGCCAACGACACCGAGTTCGGCCTGGGTGCCGGCCTCTGGACCCGCGACATCAACCGCGCTTATCGCGTGGGCCGCGCCATCAAGGCCGGTCGCGTGTGGACCAACTGCTACCACCTGTACCCGGCGCATGCCGCGTTCGGCGGGTACAAGAAGTCCGGCGTCGGCCGTGAAACCCACAAGATGATGCTCGACCATTACCAACAGACCAAAAACCTGCTGGTGAGCTACGACATCAACCCGCTGGGCTTCTTCTAAAACCTCGGGGCAATACAGGGAGTCCTGTGTTGCCCTTTAACTGGCCATCGCTGGCAAGCCAGCTCCCACAGGTTTTGGTGCTGCTGGGGCTTGCGCAGATCCTGGTGGGAACCGGCTTGCCGGCGATAGCGTCCTGACTGACACACCCCAAATGGCCTGGCCGCTCTGGCACGGGCCTTGCGTACCTGTCATTCAGGATTTGCATGAACACTGCCGCTGCGTGAACAGCATCCACCCACTCAACCGCTGCACCTGAAAGTCCAACAGATCGAACAATAAAAAAGACAGAGAGGACTTATGACTTCCACCACACAGCTCAAACCCACACTCGGCACCCTGCACCTCTGGGGCATTGCCGTCGGCCTGGTGATTTCCGGCGAATACTTCGGCTGGAGTTATGGCTGGGGCACGGCGGGAACCCTGGGTTTTCTGGTCACGGCCCTGATGGTCGCGACCATGTATACCTGCTTCATCTTCAGTTTCACCGAACTGACCACCGCGATTCCCCATGCAGGCGGGCCGTTTGCCTACAGCCGCCGGGCGTTCGGCGAGAAAGGCGGATTGATCGCCGGGATCGCCACCCTGATCGAATTCGTGTTCGCCCCGCCGGCCATCGCCATGGCCATCGGCGCGTATCTGAATGTGCAATATCCGGGGCTCGACCCCAAACTCGCGGCAGTCGGTGCGTATTTCGTGTTCATGACGTTGAACATCCTTGGCGTCAGCATCGCTGCGACTTTCGAGCTGGTGGTTACCGTGCTCGCCGTCGCCGAACTGCTGGTGTTCATGGGCGTGGTGGCACCGGGCTTCAGCTTCAGCAACTTCGTGCTGAATGGCTGGTCGGGTGCCAATGAGTTCACAATGGGCTCGATTCCGGGCATTTTCGCGGCGATTCCCTTCGCGATCTGGTTCTTCCTTGCCATCGAAGGCGCGGCCATGGCGGCCGAGGAAGCCAAGGACCCGAAACGCACGATTCCACGGGCCTACGTCAGCGGCATCCTGACCCTGGTGTTCCTGGCAATCGGCGTGATGGTGATGGCCGGCGGCGTCGGCGACTGGCGCCAGTTGTCGAACATCAACGACCCGCTGCCGCAGGCGATGAAAGCGGTAGTCGGCAACAATTCGACCTGGATGCACATGCTGGTGTGGATCGGTCTGTTCGGGCTGGTGGCGAGTTTCCACGGGATCATCCTCGGCTACTCGCGGCAGTTCTTCGCCCTGGCCCGGGCCGGTTACCTGCCGAAAGGCCTGGCGAAACTCTCGCGTTTCCAGACCCCGCACCGGGCGATCCTGGCCGGCGGCGTGGTCGGCATCGCGGCGATCTACAGCGACGGACTGGTCAATCTGCAAGGCATGACCCTGACGGCGGCGATGATCACCATGTCGGTGTTCGGCGCCATCATGATGTACATCATCAGCATGCTCAGCCTGTTCAAACTGCGCAAAACCGAGCCGAATCTGGAGCGCACCTTCCGCGCGCCGGGCTATCCGGTGGTGCCGGCCATCGCGCTGTTCCTGGCGCTGGTGTGCCTGGTGGCCATGGCCTGGTTCAACACGCTGATCGGCTGTGTATTCCTCGGTTTCATGGCCGCCGGTTACCTGTATTTCCAGCTGACCGCCAAACAACGCTCCGAAGCACCGGCAGACGCTATGCTCGAAAGTGTCTGAACGTTATCCGGATTGCACCGGCACCGGGCCTCAGGCTCGGTGCCTGCACTAAAAGCATTCATTCAGGAGGAACGCGCCCAATGGCCGCATTTGCCCATACCGTCGGCGCCCAGACCTACCGCTTCGACAGCCTCAAGGACGTGATGGCCAAGGCCAGTCCGGCACGTTCCGGGGATTTCCTGGCCGGCGTCGCCGCGCTCAACGATGGCGAGCGAGTGGCCGCGCAAATGGCGCTGGCCGACATCCCGCTCACGCATTTCCTGCAGGAAGCGCTGATTCCCTACGAAGCCGATGAAGTCACCCGGCTGATCATCGACGGCCATGACAAACAGGCCTTCGCGGTTGTCAGCCATCTAACGGTTGGCGGCTTTCGCGACTGGCTGTTGAGCGAGGCGGCCGACGAGTCCGGCCTGCGTGCTCTGGCCCCCGGCCTGACACCGGAAATGGTCGCCGCCGTGTCGAAGATCATGCGCGTGCAGGATCTGGTACTGGTGGCGCAGAAGATCCGCGTCGTCACCAAATTTCGCGGAACCCTCGGCCTGCGTGGAAGGTTATCCACAAGGCTGCAACCCAATCACCCGACCGATGAACCGTCCGGCATCGCGGCGAGCATTCTCGACGGGCTGCTGTACGGCAACGGCGACGCCATGATCGGCATCAACCCGGCCACCGACAGCATCGCCTCGATCTGCGCGATGCTGGAAATGCTCGACGCGATCATCCAGCGCTACGACATTCCGACCCAGGCCTGTGTGCTGACCCACGTCACCACTTCTATAGAAGCGATCAACCGTGGCGTGCCGCTGGATCTGGTGTTTCAGTCGATTGCCGGCACCGAAGCGGCCAACGCCAGTTTCGGCATCAACCTGAACATTTTGCGAGAAGGTTATGAAGCGGGCCTGAGCCTCAATCGAGGCACCCTCGGGCAGAACCTGATGTATTTCGAGACCGGTCAGGGCAGCGCGCTGTCGGCCAACGCCCACCACGGCGTCGATCAGCAGACCTGCGAGACAAGGGCCTACGCCGTGGCGCGCCATTTCAAGCCGTTCCTGGTGAACACCGTTGTAGGATTTATCGGCCCGGAATACCTCTACAACGGCAAACAGATCATCCGCGCCGGCCTCGAAGACCATTTCTGCGGCAAGTTGCTCGGTGTGCCGATGGGCTGCGATATCTGCTACACCAACCACGCCGAAGCCGACCAGGACGACATGGACACCCTGCTGACCCTGCTGGGCGTGGCCGGGATCAACTTCATCATGGGCATTCCCGGCTCCGACGACATTATGCTCAACTACCAGACCACTTCGTTCCACGACGCGCTCTACGCGCGTCAGACCCTGGGCCTGAAGCCGGCACCGGAGTTCGAGCAGTGGCTGGCGAACATGGGCATCTTCACCCAGGCGGACGGCAAGGTCCGCTTCGGCAACAACCTGCCGCCGGCTTTCCGCCAGGCCTTGGCGCAACTGGGATGAGTCAGATGGAAAAACCGCCCGTCGATCCGCAAAACCCGTGGCTGGAGCTGCGTCGTCTGACCCCGGCGCGCATCGCCCTCGGTCGCACCGGCACCAGCATGCCGACCCGCGCACAACTGGATTTCCAATATGCCCACGCGCAGGCCCGGGACGCAGTGCATTTGCCGTTCGATCATGCCGGGCTCAGCGCCCAACTGGCTGAACGCCGGCGCGAAAGTCTGCTGCTGCACAGCGCGGCGGTGGATCGCAACAGCTACCTGCAACGCCCGGATCTGGGGCGCAAATTGAGCGATCAATCCGCCCAGACCCTGCGCGACTACGCCCAGACGCATCCGGGCGGTGTAGATCTGGTAATCGTTGTGGCGGACGGTCTCTCGGCGCTGGCGGTGCATCGGCATACCCTGCCGTTCCTGACCCGACTGGAGGAACAAATGAGCGCCGATCAATGGTCGACCGCGCCGGTGGTGCTGGTGGAACAAGGGCGGGTGGCGATTGGCGATGAAATCGGCCAATTGCTGGGCGCCAAAATGGTCGTGATGCTGATCGGAGAGCGTCCGGGCCTCAGTTCGCCGGACAGCCTGGGTTTATATTTCACCTACAATCCAAAGGTCGGTCTCACGGATGCTTACCGCAATTGCATCTCCAACGTGCGGCTGGAAGGGCTCAGCTACGGCATGGCGGCGCATCGCCTGCTGTACCTGATGCGCGAAGCCTGTCGGCGACAGCTGTCGGGCGTCAATCTGAAGGACGAGGCGCAGGTTCAGACGCTGGAATCGGAAGCCGGTGCAGACATGAAGAGTAATTTCCTGCTCGATCCGCCCCCAGCCTGAACCGTTTCCGCATTGCCTTTCTGCGCAGGTTTGAGGCAGGATCGATGCACGGCCGCCCGGGTTTCCCATCGCCGTCAGAGCACGTGAAGACAGCCACTTGAAGGACGAGACCTACCATGCGGATTATCCAAGCGACCCTCGAACACCTGGATTTGCTGACCCCGTTGTTCGTTAAGTACCGCGAGTTTTACGGCTCCCTGCCCTATCCGGACTCGTCCCGGGCGTTTCTCGAAAAGCGCCTGCGACGCAAGGAATCGGTGATCTACCTGGCGCTGGCCGATGACGACGACAAGAAACTCATGGGTTTCTGCCAGCTCTATCCGAGCTTTTCCTCCCTGTCGCTCAAGCGCGTGTGGATCCTCAACGACATCTACGTCGCCGAAGACGCCCGCCGCCAACTGGTGGCCGACAACCTGATCCGCACCGCAAAGAAAATGGCCAAGGAAACCCAGGCTGTGCGCATGCGCGTCTCCACCAGTGCCGACAACGAAGTCGCGCAGAAAACCTACGAATCCATCGGGTTCAAGGAAGACACCGAGTTCAAGAACTACGTGCTGCCGATCAGCGACGAGCTCTGATCGCCGGGCGTACGGCGGGGAGGAAGCGAACGCCCTCCCCGGAATAAATTCCAACCCGACATTTGTTCACACCGACATTCCCCGCTACAAAACCAACACGCTTTTCACCCCTCAGCCCGTATAATCCCGATCTTTCCGGCTTGTAAGAAAAACTACACCCGCTTGTAGGCTTACACGAAGTCATCCGCACAGGCTTGCCGAGTCAGGCCATCACCACAGGTGCCTCCATGGATTTCAACCCGCTCGACCTTATCCTGCATCTCGACGTTTACCTCGACCTGCTGGTGAATAATTACGGGCCATGGATCTACGCCATCCTGTTTCTGGTGATCTTCTGCGAGACCGGTCTGGTGGTGATGCCATTCCTGCCGGGTGATTCCCTGTTGTTCATCGCCGGTGCCGTGGCTGCGGGTGGTGGCATGGACCCGGTGTTGCTGGCGGGGCTGCTGATGCTCGCGGCGATCCTGGGCGACAGCACCAACTACGTGATCGGACGAACGGCGGGCGAAAAGCTGTTCAGCAATCCGAACTCGAAGATCTTCCGCCGCGATTACCTGCAACAGACCCACGATTTCTACGACAAGCACGGCGGCAAAACCGTGACCCTGGCGCGCTTCCTGCCGATCATCCGCACCTTTGCACCGTTCGTTGCCGGTGTCGCGAAAATGCCTTACCCGCGTTTCTTCGGTTTCAGCGTATTCGGCACCGTCCTGTGGGTCGGCGGTCTGGTCACGCTCGGTTACTTCTTCGGCAACGTGCCGTTCATCAAGAAGAACCTGTCGCTGCTGGTGGTCGGCATCATCCTGCTGTCGCTGGTACCGATGATCATCGGCGTGATTCGCAGCCGTTTCGGCGGCGCCAAAGCCCAATCGCACTAAGCCGATGTGGTCGCTGAGCGCCTGGCGCCGCCGGCGCATTCTGGCCAAGCACCCGATTGCCGACGATATGTGGCAGCGGGTGCGTCATCACCTGAGCTTTCTCGATGGCATCACTGCCGCGCAAGACCAGTGGCTGCGCGAAGCCAGCGTGCTGTTCCTCGAAGACAAACACCTGACCGCCCTGCCCGGCGTCGAACTGCATCAGGAACAGCGCCTGCTGCTCGCCGCCCAGGCCCAATTGCCGCTTTTGCATCTCGGCGACCTGAACTGGTATCGGGGTTTCCACGAGATCGTCCTCTACCCCGACGACTTCCTCAGCCCCCAACGCCATCGCGATGCCAGCGGCGTCGAGCATGAATGGGACGGCGAACACAGCGGCGAGGCGTGGCAACAAGGGCCAATCATCCTCGCCTGGCCCGGCGTGATGGCCAGTGGTGGCTGGGAAGGCTACAACCTGGTGATCCACGAACTCGCACACAAACTCGACATGCTCAACGGCGACGCCAACGGCCTGCCACCGCTGCACGCCGATATGCGGGTCAGCGACTGGGCCGAGGTGATGCAGACGGCATACGACGACCTCAATCGCCAGCTCGACCGCAACCCCGATGCCGAAACCGCCATCGACCCGTATGCCGCCGAGAACCCGGCCGAATTCTTCGCCGTCACCAGCGAGTACTTCTTCAGCGCTCCGGATCTGCTGCACGAGGCTTATCCACGGGTGTATGCGCAGTTGCGCCTTTTCTACCGCCAGGATCCGTTGGCCCGCCTGAAGCAACTTCAGGCCACCGACCCGGTCTATCAGGCTCACGAGTAAAGGTCTGCACGACTTCCGGTACGTGGCGTCCACGGCAGAATATGCCTATAATCGCCGCCACTTTTTGGTCAATCCGGCCAAGTGTTTTTGGTCAACTAACGGGGGCAACGCCCAATGAGCTACAGCAAGATTCCGGCTGGCAAAGACCTGCCGAACGACATCTACGTCGCGATCGAGATCCCGGCCAACCACGCGCCGATCAAATACGAAATCGACAAAGACAGCGATTGCCTGTTCGTTGACCGTTTCATGGCCACCCCGATGTTCTACCCGGCCAACTACGGTTACATCCCGAACACCCTGGCTGACGACGGTGATCCCCTCGACGTACTGGTCGTAACCCCTTACCCGGTTGCTCCAGGTTCGGTGATCCGCGCCCGTCCGGTCGGCATCCTGAACATGACCGACGACGGCGGCGGCGATGCCAAAGTCATCGCAGTTCCGCATGACAAGCTGTCCCAGCTGTACGTGGACGTGAAGGAATACACCGACCTGCCAGCCCTGCTGATCCAGCAGATCGAGCACTTCTTCGCGAACTACAAAGATCTCGAAAAAGGCAAATGGGTGAAAATCGAAGGCTGGGACGGTGCAGACGCCGCCCGCGCCGCGATCACCAAGTCGGTTGCTGCCTACAAAGGCTAAGCCTCGCGACCTGCGACACGCTTGAAGAAAACCCCGGTTGATCCGGGGTTTTTTGTGCCTGGCCGCCCAGGGCTTAAACAGCTTGTTTATAGCAGCCTACAGAAAAGTTTTAGTGTGTGTAATTTCCCACAAGGACGCCTTACATCCCGTCGCAAAATTTGCCCTGATTTTGAACGCAAGGTTTATTCAAACCGCTCTAGGCCGGTCGTAGACTCGCGTTTATGAGAAAGAACACTAGCGGTCCAAGATTCAAGGCACTCCTGGAAGCTGCGAACATCACCACCACGGGATTCGCAAAGTTCTGGGGCACGGAAGCCCAAAACGTTCATAACTGGTACACCCGGGGCGTACCCGCGTACCGCCTGGAAGAGGTCGCACGCCTGCTGTCCGTCAACAGCCAATGGCTGAAGACCGGCGAAGGCCCGAAAGAGGCCCCGCACCTGCATACGGACTCGGGCGACATCCTCGATGCCCATGCCATTCGCGGCGTCTACACGGTGCTCGAAACCAACGACATCGAATTGCCGCTCTACAAGGAAGCCCCCACTGCCCCTGGCTCCGACAAGACCCACGTCATCAAAGACCCGGACCAAACCATCCGCCTGCCCCGCAGCCACCTCGAAGCCCTGGAAATCCGCCACTCCGACGCCATCTGCACCCACATGATCGGCAACAGCATGGCCGAGAAAATCGAAGACGGCTCCACCCTCGCCATCGACCGCGGCCTCACCCAGGTGGTGGACGGCGAAATCTACGCCATCGAGCACGACGGCATGCTGCGCATCAAATACCTGCACCGCATGCC
Protein-coding sequences here:
- the ubiX gene encoding flavin prenyltransferase UbiX; translated protein: MNTFSRDGGTERITLAMTGASGAQYGLRLLDCLVREDREVHFLISKAAQLVMATETDVSLPAKPQMMQAFLTEYTGAAAGQIRVYGKEDWMSPVASGSGAPAAMVVVPCSTGTLSAIATGACNNLIERAADVTLKERRQLILVPREAPYSSIHLEHMLKLSNMGVTILPASPGFYHQPQTIVDLIDFVVARILNLLGIPQDMLPRWGEHHLSSDE
- the eat gene encoding ethanolamine permease yields the protein MTSTTQLKPTLGTLHLWGIAVGLVISGEYFGWSYGWGTAGTLGFLVTALMVATMYTCFIFSFTELTTAIPHAGGPFAYSRRAFGEKGGLIAGIATLIEFVFAPPAIAMAIGAYLNVQYPGLDPKLAAVGAYFVFMTLNILGVSIAATFELVVTVLAVAELLVFMGVVAPGFSFSNFVLNGWSGANEFTMGSIPGIFAAIPFAIWFFLAIEGAAMAAEEAKDPKRTIPRAYVSGILTLVFLAIGVMVMAGGVGDWRQLSNINDPLPQAMKAVVGNNSTWMHMLVWIGLFGLVASFHGIILGYSRQFFALARAGYLPKGLAKLSRFQTPHRAILAGGVVGIAAIYSDGLVNLQGMTLTAAMITMSVFGAIMMYIISMLSLFKLRKTEPNLERTFRAPGYPVVPAIALFLALVCLVAMAWFNTLIGCVFLGFMAAGYLYFQLTAKQRSEAPADAMLESV
- the mpl gene encoding UDP-N-acetylmuramate:L-alanyl-gamma-D-glutamyl-meso-diaminopimelate ligase, with product MHIHILGICGTFMGSMAVLAKELGHHVTGSDANVYPPMSTQLEAQGIELTQGYDPAQLDPAPDLVVIGNAMSRGNPAVEYVLNKGLPYVSGPQWLADHVLQGRWVLAVAGTHGKTTTSSMLAWVLEHAGMSPGFLIGGVPQNFSVSARLGGTPFFVIEADEYDSAFFDKRSKFVHYRPRTAILNNLEFDHADIFPDLPAIERQFHHLVRTIPSEGLVIHPTTEPALQRVIEMGCWTPVQTTGAGGQWQVKLLKDDGSAFEVMFEGVPQGVVEWELTGQHNVANALATLAAARHVGVVPSMGIAGLSAFKSVKRRMEKVAEVRGITIYDDFAHHPTAIATTLDGLRKRIGDAPLIAIIEPRSNSMKLGAHRDGLPDSVVDADQVIWYAPANLGWDLAGTAALCTVPSIVSDSLEGIIERVKSQAQPGTHVVIMSNGGFGGLHGKLAEALK
- a CDS encoding aldehyde dehydrogenase family protein, whose amino-acid sequence is MRYAHPGTDGAKVSFKSKYGNYIGGEFVAPVKGQYFTNTSPVNGQPIAEFPRSTAEDIEKALDAAHAAADAWGSTSAQARSLILLKIADRIEQNLETLAITETWDNGKAIRETLNADIPLAADHFRYFAGCLRAQEGSAAEIDGNTVAYHIHEPLGVVGQIIPWNFPILMAAWKLAPALAAGNCVVLKPAEQTPLGISVLLELIGDLLPPGVLNVVQGFGKEAGEALATSKRIAKIAFTGSTPVGSHIMKCAAENIIPSTVELGGKSPNIFFEDIMQAEPSFIEKAAEGLVLAFFNQGEVCTCPSRALVQESIYPQFMEAVMKKVSQIKRGDPLDTDTMVGAQASEQQFDKILSYLEIAKGEGAELLTGGKVEKLEGNLASGYYIQPTLLKGTNKMRVFQEEIFGPVVSITTFKDEAEALAIANDTEFGLGAGLWTRDINRAYRVGRAIKAGRVWTNCYHLYPAHAAFGGYKKSGVGRETHKMMLDHYQQTKNLLVSYDINPLGFF
- a CDS encoding sigma-54-dependent Fis family transcriptional regulator, with product MHDNHLSRHAQQVLTVTQGKPHLHGPGADPSIARSWLRCLEDYHLDPALTMAPTVLEHGRVLESRERLQQVLQIAGNEMSSLHQQLSGAGHAVLLTDARGVILNCVTAPAERKIFERAGLWLGSDWSEACEGTNGIGTCLVERQALTIHQDEHFRGRHTGLTCSASPVFDPHGELLAVLDVSSARHDVSRQSQFHTMALVNLSAKMIESCYFLRCFDNQLLLRFHLQAESVGLFSEGLLAFDGEGRISAVNQSALNLLGHIRGGLLGKPVEAFFDCSLDELLGRASANASASWPLRTRDGRHLFAVLRGETRRPLPAAPAPALVEAPRLAGICLGDAALQADFRKSLRVFERDVPLLINGETGSGKEAFAKAVHNASQRAGKAFVALNCAAIPESLIESELFGYRGGSFTGARKDGMRGKLQQADGGTLFLDEIGDMPLALQTRLLRVLEDRQVVPIGGEPEAVNVRIISATHRNLLERVGDGSFREDLYYRLNGLEVALPPLRKRSDKSQLLDFLLAEEAGGETILIEAPARQALLGFNWPGNVRQMRNVLRTLAALCDEGRIGLDDLPAMFRQVQPLLVKVDESSSEHPLEDAERMALLNALEHTRWHMTHTAQQLGVSRNTLYRKLRKHGIARTA